The stretch of DNA GTATATGGACCTCGGACTGCTAACCAGGTGATACAATCTTCCATCAGATATTTTGGTCAACTGAAAATGCATCATCTGTTCTCATTTGGTCTTAGATGACTGGACATTTTCTTGTGCTCTATATGTTGTTTCGTTTCCATCTCTGTTATCTatatcattttctcttttatgaGCTTTTTCCTATTCTTTTCTATTCTGGTATTTGTTTCTGCGATTGTTCCTGGATTGAAGATCCGAGATAGGTGTGTTTTGGCAGATCTTGATTGCTTTCAATGGAGCATGATTTGTTTAGATTTATATGAATGGGATTATCTTTGTAATCTGATAGAATCCATTCAGGCAATCTGCTCAAATGTTAAATAATAGGGGCTAGCACATGAACTTCCACCTGTGTACAAACTAACTGGACAGGAAGAAGTAAAGTCCATCCGGATATTAGATAAGAAACTAATGAAGGGCAGCCCGGTGCATAAAGCATCCCACATTCACACAAGGGTCGGGGAAAGGCCGCACCCCACCGAAAGATTGTGATATAGAccctaatgcaagcattaatGACTGCTTCCACGGCTCGAAACTATGACCTACAAGTCACACAGAGACAATTTTGCCATTGCTCCAATGCTCCCCTTCATTCGATAAGAAACTAGTAAAACCGCAAAAAGATTACATTTAGAGTTTCTCTCTTTTATAGTCATacatatatagatagatattttGATACCTGTATGTTTagataatttttgaattattatcgTATAAAAGATCATAGGTGGATATTAGTGTTTAAATCTAGAGAGCCTAAATAATTGTAACATTTTTTCCATCAGTCTTGTGATGTAGTATTAATAGAATGTAACTTTTATGATAATAAGTTCATCAAGTATTTTCCTTTACACCTGATATTTCCACACCAATgtcttttaatataatttatgtggGTGTATTAAATGTTTGGGTAAGATCAATGAATTATTCCTCTTGCCACTACCATGCGCAACACACATGCATGCGTACTTGTGTGTTTTACTTGTTCCATCAGTTCATAACATTGTATAGAGTTACCTGAAGACTTGCCTTTGAAACGTCCCATCTTTCATGGTTGCTTCGCTAACATTTTCTCTCTGTATTCTTACTTTGCTATATGAATGCCTCATTTTGCTTATCTCTCTTCAATGCAAGTAACTGCCTGGCCTAAAAATTTAGGTGGATGAACTTTTGCGAAGGAAGCTTGCTAAAGAGGCCTCAGAGAAGGAGTTTGAGGAACTTATACAGCTTCTGCGATCTGCTAAACAAATGCCTCCTCAAGACAAACCCCCAAGATCTTCTTGGAAGGCTGAAGAGAAAACTTGGCACAAGATAGAGTCTCTTGAAGCTTTTGCCATTGATTCTTGCAAAAACGACGATCAAAAGAAAACAGCTGGGATGGTAATTAATTACCTTCTTAACCTTTGGATATTGGATatcttgtcaaaaaaaaaaaccccttGGTATTGGATGAAAAGTCTCCTGAATTTATTTGAGAATCACAATTATTATCTTTGTTAAGTTAGGCTGTGTTTTTACTGCCATCTGAAGGACTTGTGCTGCTTTCCTGTTGAGTTGCTAGGTTATACACAGCTTTCCTTTATCAAAAGGTCGGAAAACTAAAAGAGAAACCTGTATCATGTTGTTTGTCTTCCTTTCTTCTAGATTTTGAAGGCCATGGGACAGGCAAAGACTTCATCTGCAGCAGTGAATCTCCTCATAGATATTGGGTATTTTCCTGTACATGTAAATCTCGATTTGTTAAAGTTGAACCTCCCTACTGATCATCGGGATGAGATTCTGTCGGCCGCAGAGAGTCTTTTGTCTGCATCGACTGACCTTGATGAGGTATTGTTTCCTTTAAGATTTCTACTTGTGACATCAACGAATGTATCTATATTTTTGCCATTCTGGCTGTACTATTTTGCCTTTGGACTGGGGTGTTACAGATTGAGTGTGGATTCCTCTGAGTCTAGCTTTTTTGGTGTTGCATTTTGTAAAATTCCAAATTCTTCttatttcatgtttcttttgtacttttggTGGAAGCGAAAGTTCCATTTGTATAGAGGATTGTGACAGTATGTTAAAACAAGATAATTGAGCCACTGAACACCATAATTTCCAGTACCGTCTTAGTGTGACATCaatgaaataattttgatttatataaaattcaagttctagCAAACTTGTCACGTTCTTGATGAGTGGGAAGACTTGCCTTAGAAGGAGCAGATGAAGTTTTTATGtcagaaaacatttttttttatttgtctctTTGCCTTTCTTTCAACAGCAAAGGTGTTACATGCTGATTAAAAAGTTTGTGTGCGCGCACAGATACACAGAGAGAGAGGGGAGGGGGGGAGATGTGaccacaacaacatacccagtgtaacaAGTGGGGTAAGGGGAGGGTAGGATGTACGCAGATCGTATCCCTACCTTTGTGGGTAGAAAGGTTGTTTCCAATGTACCCTCGGCAGAAAGAATATGTGACCATTAGCTTTATTATTGCGCCCGTGAAATTGCTCCAGTGGCTTTAGAGGAGAATTTGGTCAAACTAggattctaatttttttttgataaccgagaaatccgtctgtgacccgccctttggaccaatcacagccttctaaactcggtggataatgggcccacccctctccacttaaataccgggcttcgctttgcatggtgtggggcttgaacctgcgatcTAAGCCACAAATGCTCCACCTTTTGCCATTcaagctaggccttgggggctgGTCAAACTAGGattcttgattaaaaaaaaggttcTATTAGAAATAAAGGAGAATTTTTTAAAGTGGAATTCAACgtctctttttttctatttgtgcAAAACTTTTGGTTTCACTGAAAACCTTTTGGTTTGTCTAGAACCATAATAGAAACATTCATTGCCTAAACAATTCTGaagcattttttatttctaaacttgttcttgtccattttttatatatcttatcAAGCATTGATTTACTGTTGTTTTGGTGCTTAGGCTGATAGAATAGACCTGACTCCCTTGAAGGTTTACGCGATTGATGTTGATGAGGCTGATGAGGTGTGTTATACATTGTGGTTTCATGGGAGAATTATGTCTTGTGTGCTTTGACTGTGTGTTGGAGTTCTAACATGCAATTTTCTACAATATAATTCTCAAAGTTCCTAAAGCATGACTATTGCAGCTTGATGACGCATTGAGTGCAACAAGGTTGCAGGACGGCCGGATTAAAATTTGGATACATATTGCAGATCCTACTAGTTTAGTTCAGCCAGGAAGCATAATAGACAAGTACATCGTCTTATGcctaaaattttgatttcagTGATATCTTTGTGAGGTATTATTCTAATATTGCTTTCTTTGCAGGGatgcaagaagaagaggaaCTTCAATATTCTTGCCTACTGCAACATATCCAATGTTCCCTGAAAGGTTGGCCATGGAAGGCATGAGTCTGCAGCAAGGAAAGCTGTGTAATGCTGTTTCTGTGTCTGTTGTGCTGCGTTCTGATGGCAGGTTAGTTATTAATGAGATTGTACTGAGAGTTTTGTTGTCCGCTAGCCCATTAGTTCTGGAGTACAGGAATTTGGGGCTTTCAATGTTGGATCCTGATTACTGTATCTCTATTGGGTGTATTATTGAGAAGTTTCTTAAATATTCATTTAGGGTTGCTTCTTGGCTTAACCTTCTGtataaaaatgatatatgtcATGAACTGTCAATTGTTTGTCTCATTTTCTGGATCTTGAAGATTGGTATGATATCAGGaacttattatttcaaagaGAACTGGTTTCTAAATGAGGTCATGCTTTGGATTTAAAAATCTTAAGAAATGAACATTTTAGAGAAATTCATTAACCTAATGGATTTGGCAGCATTGCAGAATACTCAGTGGAAAACTCAATTATCAAACCGACATATATGTTGACATATGAGAGTGCAACGGAGCTCCTTCAtttgaatcttgaagaagagaTTGAACTGAAAATTCTTTCTGAAGCAGCTGCACTCCGGTTAAGATGGCGTCGAGAACAGGTAGTAGCTTCTTATCTGCCGAACTTCAAATTATCTTTCCTATGTGTAATTATTTGGCCGTTAATGGAAATTAAGAGCAAGTTTCACCTTTCTCCACCGCACTCTTATTGAGAGGAGCTATTGTCCCAGCTACGTGTATATTGTTGGCTGTGTTTTACATAAGTGCTTGTATACTATCTTAGCCATGTTTGGTTTTGCATTTGCTGCAGTCAGATGCTTGCTTATGTACTTCAACACTTCATGAGAAGTATCTGGCCCATGATTGTATTCACAATTTTGCATTCTCGATGTTGTTTGAGATTTTTTGAATTCTATGTTTGCACCTATTATGCTCTGCTTCTTTTGTTTGAAGCTGCTCTTATGCAGCTTCAGATTGATGCTGTAGTATGAGGTCTTGTAGTAACATTTAAAAACTTCTATAACTGGCATTCATGTAATTATTTACTACTTCTGCATGACATTATCCATGTTGGTTCTAGTGTTTTAAGAAGATTGTCTACTGTTGTGCTGCAGCGTATTCTGATTCTCAAGAACCAAAAATTGACAAGGAATGTTTCTGCAGGGTGCTATAGACACAGCCACCATAGAAACCCGAATTAAGGTGACTAATCCAGATCATCCAGAGCCGTCAATCAAGCTGTATGTTGAAAACCAGGCTGATGcagctatgaggcttgtttctGAGATGATGATACTCTGTGGGGAAGTTATAGCCACTTTTGGTTCTCATAACAACATCCCTTTACCATACCGAGGACAGCCTCAATCTAATATCGACGCTTCTGCATTTGCACACCTTCCAGAAGGACCCGTTAGGAGTGCTGCTATTGTTCGAACTATGCGTGCAGCTGAAATGGATTTCAGGAATCCTATACGCCATGGGGTGTTGGGACTTCCAGGCTATGTTCAGTTTACCTCCCCTATTCGAAGATATATGGATCTCGCAGCCCATTATCAGGTGAGCTCTTCAAAGTACTAGTGCTGCTAAGTTTTTTTGCAGTTGTGACAAATGAAATTGTTCAGCCTTATCTATTAGACTGGACATTCTTGAATTTGCAACTTGGCAATGCCTATGAGATATGCATGGATTGTTTTCTACATTGTAATCGAGCTTGGATAGAATACATAGAGTTGTTTTTGTTCATGCAAGTATATAAGTAATGCTTTCTCATTCATTGATTCTTTCGTTTTCCCATATCAAGTAACTTTTATGCGTACAGTTATTTTCTCATTTGTCTACCATGTTAATGAATTGATTCTGCAACATATAGCTTTGAGCCTTAGCGGTGTGTGCATGATTAAAATGGCAACAACATTTTGTGAGGTTCTGATGTtcattttgttgtatatataggTAAAAGCCTTTCTTAGTGGTGATCCTCTTCCTCTCTCAGCTGGGGAGCTAGAAGGCATTGCGTCTTCAGTAAACATGACAACCAGAGTTGTAAGGAGGCTCTCCAGCAGCAGTCTTCGTTATTGGATATTGGAATACTTGAGAAGGCAGCCGAAAGGGAAACGGTATCATGCCCTGGTCCTTAGATTCATCAAAGACCGAATAGCCGCAATACTGTTGACGGAGGTAAGAGTTCATAATTTCTTTGATCTATGCTGGATACCAGAATTGCAATTATTGATTTGCCACTCTTTCAGCATGTGAGATGTGTTCAAAATATGCCTATAAATGTTTTCTAGATTACTCATGTCTAACATGAATCTTCCTGTTGACCCTTTCTTACTTTTTACCTCTGTTTCTACGTTGCTCAccccttttctttctcaaagTCAATTTCTCGCTTTTTAGTCAATCTTTGAGGTCCCTATCTAtctaaatttatgtgatactgGAAGCAGCACAGATTCAGA from Solanum stenotomum isolate F172 unplaced genomic scaffold, ASM1918654v1 scaffold17538, whole genome shotgun sequence encodes:
- the LOC125850480 gene encoding ribonuclease II, chloroplastic/mitochondrial, with the protein product MAVRAMNSCVIFRSAATPPLAVSRRCCCLRLLTTSSRHRNRSNSHSFLRCAPYPLSHVTVRSYSVQNLVEMVMEELASIHKRGRVRATSKLELASTGELLEDKLKKGTLQKGLLLEFKKDSERLLLAVALKPDGKKNWMVSDQNGITTSIKPQQVTFIVPGAENFEPTEISEFVQKAHDNLDPALLEFAWNELLEKNKSVTVQELAEMIFGSAEPLETYCAHLLLSRDEVYFAVLESKGLSVYGPRTANQVDELLRRKLAKEASEKEFEELIQLLRSAKQMPPQDKPPRSSWKAEEKTWHKIESLEAFAIDSCKNDDQKKTAGMILKAMGQAKTSSAAVNLLIDIGYFPVHVNLDLLKLNLPTDHRDEILSAAESLLSASTDLDEADRIDLTPLKVYAIDVDEADELDDALSATRLQDGRIKIWIHIADPTSLVQPGSIIDKDARRRGTSIFLPTATYPMFPERLAMEGMSLQQGKLCNAVSVSVVLRSDGSIAEYSVENSIIKPTYMLTYESATELLHLNLEEEIELKILSEAAALRLRWRREQGAIDTATIETRIKVTNPDHPEPSIKLYVENQADAAMRLVSEMMILCGEVIATFGSHNNIPLPYRGQPQSNIDASAFAHLPEGPVRSAAIVRTMRAAEMDFRNPIRHGVLGLPGYVQFTSPIRRYMDLAAHYQVKAFLSGDPLPLSAGELEGIASSVNMTTRVVRRLSSSSLRYWILEYLRRQPKGKRYHALVLRFIKDRIAAILLTEIGIQASSWVSIGVQIGDEVDVQVEEAHPRDDILSLKEVEAV